From one Humulus lupulus chromosome 8, drHumLupu1.1, whole genome shotgun sequence genomic stretch:
- the LOC133794611 gene encoding GDSL esterase/lipase 5-like translates to MGRLSRVFLVFFLDIYVVLLILITPPVCGSNTITGSPSKKHGVAFFIFGDSFLDAGNNNYINTTTLDQANFWPYGETYFKFPTGRFSDGRLISDFIAEYANLPLIPPFLQPGFRHYYDGVNFASSGAGALVETFQGSVIDLKTQLRYYKEVEAWLRKKLGNVGTEVTLSKAVYLVSIGSNDYLSLSLTNSTILNSYSQSQYIEMVIGNLTAVIKDIYGIGGRKFGFINLPELGCMPGMRIIKQETKGKCLEEASSLANLHNKALSKLLKKLSKQFKGFKYSLYDLNTNLRRRIIHPSHYGFKDGKRACCGTGEFRGVFSCGGKRIVKEYQLCENPNHHVFWDSYHLTEIAYKQFADEMWTGPHTVVGPYTMKDLFLAH, encoded by the exons ATGGGCAGATTAAGTCGTGTGTTCCTTGTATTCTTCCTTGATATCTATGTGGTCCTACTAATACTCATCACACCACCTGTTTGTGGGAGTAATACTATTACTGGATCGCCCTCGAAGAAACACGGCGTTGCTTTCTTCATCTTTGGAGATTCTTTCTTGGACGCCGGTAACAACAACTACATCAACACCACAACTCTAGACCAAGCAAACTTCTGGCCTTATGGAGAGACTTACTTCAAGTTCCCCACCGGAAGATTCTCCGATGGCCGGTTGATATCGGATTTTATTG CTGAATATGCTAACCTACCACTCATTCCACCTTTTCTACAACCGGGGTTTCGCCATTATTATGATGGGGTTAACTTTGCTTCTTCAGGAGCTGGTGCTCTGGTTGAAACATTTCAAGGATCg GTGATCGATCTGAAAACTCAACTAAGGTACTATAAGGAGGTAGAGGCTTGGTTGAGAAAGAAGTTAGGCAATGTTGGAACAGAAGTGACGTTGTCTAAAGCTGTCTACTTGGTTAGCATTGGCAGCAATGATTATTTGAGCCTTTCCTTAACCAATTCCACCATCCTAAATTCCTACTCCCAATCACAATACATTGAGATGGTCATTGGCAACTTGACAGCTGTCATCAAA GATATATATGGCATTGGAGGTAGGAAATTTGGGTTTATAAACTTGCCAGAATTGGGTTGCATGCCGGGCATGAGAATAATTAAACAAGAGACCAAGGGTAAGTGCTTAGAAGAAGCTTCGTCTTTAGCAAACTTACATAACAAAGCTCTTTCAAAGCTTCTCAAAAAACTATCAAAGCAGTTTAAGGGCTTCAAATATTCACTCTATGACTTGAACACCAATCTCAGAAGGAGAATCATTCACCCATCCCACTATG GGTTCAAGGATGGGAAAAGAGCTTGCTGTGGAACAGGGGAATTTAGAGGAGTGTTTAGTTGTGGAGGAAAAAGAATTGTGAAGGAGTACCAACTCTGTGAGAATCCCAATCACCACGTCTTTTGGGACTCTTACCATCTCACTGAAATTGCTTACAAACAATTTGCTGATGAAATGTGGACAGGCCCCCACACTGTAGTTGGGCCTTATACTATGAAGGATCTCTTTCTGGCCCATTAA